A part of Plasmodium coatneyi strain Hackeri chromosome 8, complete sequence genomic DNA contains:
- a CDS encoding Eukaryotic translation initiation factor 2 beta subunit produces the protein MNRNEEHVFHFVLAELGTEGSIAGEGQLVLKGKYGPKHIEALLRKYITEYVTCQMCKSPNTTMEKDSRTRLFHQHCNACGAKRSVTTIKSGFHALGRGERRKAKHTN, from the exons ATGAACAGAAATGAAGAACacgtttttcattttgtcttAGCCGAATTGGGAACGGAAGGATCCATAGCAGGAGAGGGACAATTagttttaaaaggaaagtatgGCCCGAAGCATATCGAAGCCTTgttaagaaaatatataacgGAATATGTGACATGTCAGATGTGCAAAAGTCCAAATACAACCATGGAAAAGGATAGCAGAACTCGACTTTTCCACCAGCACTGTAATGCTTGCGGAGCTAAAag ATCGGTCACCACCATTAAGAGTGGTTTCCACGCCTTGGGAAGAGGTGAGAGAAGAAAGGCAAAGCATACCAATTGA